Proteins encoded by one window of Candidatus Omnitrophota bacterium:
- a CDS encoding pyridoxine 5'-phosphate synthase, which produces MPALLGVNIDHVATLREVRHGIEPEPVFAALVCQAAGADSIVAHLREDRRHIKERDLYLLKELVKVKLNLEMSVAEDIVEIACKTKPGQATLVPEKRQEITTEGGLDVAVHFKKIGQVFSRLDKKGIAVSLFIDPDKKQIDATKKLGIGMIELHTGRYAGAKDKKEEDKYFRELEAAAHYARNKGMQVFAGHGLNYYNVARIAKIKTIEELNIGYSIVCRAVSVGLGRAVKEMKALI; this is translated from the coding sequence ATGCCGGCCTTATTAGGCGTAAATATTGACCACGTAGCTACTTTAAGGGAAGTCCGCCATGGCATTGAGCCGGAACCTGTATTCGCGGCTTTAGTTTGTCAGGCAGCAGGAGCGGATAGTATAGTAGCGCATTTAAGGGAAGACCGCAGGCATATTAAAGAGCGGGACCTGTATCTTTTAAAAGAGTTGGTGAAGGTAAAGCTAAATTTAGAAATGTCTGTGGCAGAAGACATCGTTGAGATTGCCTGTAAAACAAAACCCGGCCAGGCAACTTTAGTGCCGGAGAAGAGGCAGGAAATTACTACCGAAGGCGGCCTGGATGTAGCAGTTCATTTTAAAAAAATCGGGCAGGTTTTTAGCCGTTTGGACAAAAAGGGGATTGCCGTAAGTTTGTTTATTGATCCGGATAAGAAGCAAATCGATGCCACTAAAAAATTAGGCATAGGTATGATAGAGCTGCATACCGGCCGTTATGCCGGAGCCAAGGATAAAAAAGAAGAAGATAAATATTTCAGGGAATTAGAGGCGGCAGCGCATTATGCCAGGAATAAAGGGATGCAGGTTTTTGCGGGGCATGGCTTAAATTATTATAATGTCGCCAGGATCGCTAAAATAAAAACGATAGAAGAATTAAATATCGGATATTCTATTGTCTGCCGCGCGGTATCGGTGGGTTTAGGCAGGGCAGTCAAAGAAATGAAGGCGCTCATATGA
- the acpS gene encoding holo-ACP synthase — MIIGTGVDITEVSRLRQAVEKWGEEFLSRVFTKEELKNAKTRGSLYQHLAGRFAAKEAVFKALGNAKLNWQDVEILNDKQGKPSCMILNGKGKKIEAHISISHVKNYAVANAIITQKS, encoded by the coding sequence ATGATTATCGGGACCGGCGTGGATATAACGGAGGTCAGCCGGCTGCGCCAGGCAGTAGAAAAGTGGGGCGAGGAATTCTTAAGCCGCGTATTTACTAAAGAAGAATTGAAGAACGCCAAGACGCGCGGCAGCCTCTATCAGCACCTTGCGGGGAGGTTTGCGGCTAAAGAAGCGGTATTTAAGGCATTAGGTAACGCAAAGCTGAATTGGCAGGATGTAGAGATTTTAAATGATAAACAGGGTAAGCCTTCTTGCATGATTTTAAATGGCAAAGGCAAAAAAATAGAAGCGCACATATCCATTTCGCATGTAAAAAATTATGCGGTTGCCAACGCAATTATTACGCAGAAAAGTTAA
- the folP gene encoding dihydropteroate synthase → MQDIGVDNYGIEIMLPKAVHHLVRINSLSCIAANILKQEMLSLGAEAALARGALTGKTKKTDCLLMATLSQFKRLAEKLKQQPFGLNRLADDLSGNLANYGKDEFRLDLGRHKLRLTPNKTCIIGIINITPDSFSGDGFFQGLSPTGPREIIPKGTVPERAFDFAEKMVEDGADIIDIGGESSRPGAKPISVKEELSRTIPVIKKIARKIKVPVSIDTYKPEVARQALDCGAAIVNDITGLRNDKMIGVAAKYKAGVVIMHMKGNPRTMQKNPVYKSLLDEVIEYLDKAMHRAVAGGINREKIILDPGIGFGKAFTHNLEILKNLRELKILGRPLLAGVSRKSFLGKILNAEPGMRIFGSVSACILAAKNGANMVRVHDVKALKQALTVLNTINSI, encoded by the coding sequence ATGCAGGATATTGGGGTAGATAATTACGGCATTGAAATTATGCTGCCCAAGGCGGTTCATCATTTAGTCAGAATTAATTCCCTCTCCTGTATCGCAGCAAATATACTTAAACAAGAGATGCTTTCTTTGGGCGCAGAAGCAGCGCTAGCCCGGGGCGCCTTGACCGGTAAAACAAAGAAGACAGACTGTCTTTTAATGGCCACGCTTTCTCAATTCAAGCGGCTCGCGGAAAAACTAAAACAGCAGCCCTTTGGCCTGAATAGATTAGCCGATGATTTATCCGGTAATCTCGCTAATTACGGAAAGGATGAGTTCAGGCTGGACCTGGGCAGGCATAAATTACGCCTTACGCCAAACAAAACCTGTATTATCGGTATCATAAATATTACCCCGGATTCATTCAGCGGGGACGGATTCTTTCAGGGACTGTCCCCGACAGGGCCAAGAGAAATTATTCCTAAGGGGACTGTCCCTGAACGAGCTTTTGATTTCGCAGAGAAGATGGTTGAGGACGGTGCGGATATCATTGATATAGGAGGCGAATCCAGCCGGCCCGGAGCAAAGCCGATTTCCGTCAAAGAAGAATTAAGCCGGACGATACCAGTAATTAAAAAGATTGCCCGCAAAATCAAAGTCCCGGTCTCCATTGATACGTACAAACCCGAGGTCGCCAGGCAGGCATTGGATTGCGGCGCGGCGATAGTCAATGACATCACAGGTTTAAGGAACGATAAAATGATAGGCGTGGCGGCTAAATATAAGGCAGGGGTAGTGATTATGCATATGAAGGGAAACCCCCGCACTATGCAGAAGAATCCCGTATATAAGTCGCTATTGGATGAAGTAATAGAATATTTAGATAAGGCGATGCATAGGGCTGTCGCAGGAGGGATAAATAGGGAGAAAATTATTCTTGACCCCGGTATCGGATTTGGTAAGGCGTTTACGCATAATTTAGAGATACTGAAGAACCTGAGGGAGCTTAAGATTTTAGGCAGGCCTTTGTTAGCCGGTGTTTCCAGAAAATCGTTCCTGGGTAAAATACTGAACGCAGAGCCCGGGATGAGGATTTTCGGCAGCGTATCTGCCTGTATCCTCGCAGCTAAAAATGGGGCCAATATGGTCAGGGTCCACGACGTGAAGGCATTAAAGCAGGCCTTAACCGTTTTAAATACTATAAATAGTATATGA
- a CDS encoding NAD(P)H-hydrate dehydratase, which translates to MRLPTQLLRRKVNTHKGDFGHIFILAGSLKFSGAAALASEAAMRSGAGSVTLGIPESLTRAMIKIKAREVMILPLPKTKEGTLSIAAYKKIKDFSTKADVLVVGPGLTQDKSTQGLVRKVITQVNKPMVIDADGLNALAGYLNILLATSDQRPATILTPHPGEMARLLGISVKKIERNRKKIAQGFAKKYKVTVVLKGHDTIVADYGGNLYLNKTGNPGMATAGSGDVLTGMIAAFLGQGLNAFNAAKYAVYLHGLAGDLAAKEKTQISMLASDIIDKIPQAIRKCS; encoded by the coding sequence ATGCGGTTGCCAACGCAATTATTACGCAGAAAAGTTAACACCCATAAAGGCGACTTTGGGCATATTTTTATTTTAGCCGGTTCGTTGAAATTTTCCGGGGCAGCAGCATTGGCTAGCGAAGCAGCGATGCGTAGCGGAGCGGGGTCAGTTACTTTAGGCATACCTGAAAGCTTAACCCGGGCAATGATAAAAATAAAGGCCAGGGAAGTAATGATACTGCCTTTGCCGAAAACTAAAGAAGGCACGCTAAGCATTGCCGCTTATAAAAAGATAAAAGATTTTTCTACAAAGGCCGATGTATTAGTGGTTGGCCCGGGGTTGACTCAGGATAAGTCAACTCAAGGGTTGGTACGTAAGGTTATTACGCAGGTAAATAAGCCTATGGTTATCGACGCAGACGGTCTGAATGCGTTAGCCGGTTATTTGAACATCTTACTAGCGACTAGCGACCAGCGACCAGCGACTATATTAACTCCGCACCCTGGCGAAATGGCTAGGCTTTTAGGCATAAGCGTAAAAAAGATAGAGCGCAACCGTAAAAAAATTGCCCAAGGCTTTGCGAAAAAATATAAGGTAACCGTGGTTTTAAAAGGGCACGATACCATAGTTGCGGATTATGGCGGGAATTTATATCTAAATAAGACCGGTAATCCCGGCATGGCTACGGCAGGAAGCGGCGATGTTTTAACCGGGATGATTGCCGCTTTTTTAGGCCAGGGACTGAACGCTTTTAATGCGGCAAAATATGCGGTTTATCTGCACGGTTTAGCCGGAGATCTGGCGGCTAAAGAAAAAACGCAGATAAGTATGCTCGCTTCTGATATAATAGATAAGATACCGCAGGCAATCAGGAAGTGTAGTTAA
- a CDS encoding thymidylate synthase codes for MIEREFLEQVFIDAFDLDDAWFQCLSEILEKGHVYTITRGSYEGQKRLEFDFAVVRVRKPGHQIIPIIPEGMSIPAPTDMEYIHGYLNYLMTGVKTATEDYTYGERLVGPEAKLKPDVQGKEMAKEMPLRVNQIEEVIKIYKKQGFGTNQAVMEIGMPSDIKLADPPCLRLIDTRIRYGRLHFILYFRSWDLWGGFPSNLGGLQLVKQYMAEEIGVEDGEIIAVSKGLHLYDYSWDLAKMRTNKTNPLAFKDMAHDVEGAKEDG; via the coding sequence ATGATAGAACGCGAATTCTTAGAGCAGGTTTTTATTGACGCCTTTGACCTGGATGATGCCTGGTTTCAGTGTTTATCTGAAATCCTGGAAAAGGGCCATGTCTATACCATTACCCGCGGCAGTTATGAAGGCCAGAAGCGCTTAGAATTTGATTTTGCCGTGGTCAGGGTGCGTAAGCCAGGCCATCAGATTATACCGATTATTCCCGAAGGGATGAGCATACCTGCGCCTACAGATATGGAATACATCCATGGGTATTTAAATTACCTGATGACCGGGGTCAAAACCGCAACAGAAGATTATACTTACGGCGAAAGGCTGGTCGGGCCGGAAGCCAAACTCAAACCGGACGTCCAGGGCAAAGAAATGGCTAAAGAGATGCCGCTACGCGTAAACCAGATAGAGGAAGTCATTAAGATTTATAAAAAGCAGGGATTTGGGACGAATCAGGCGGTAATGGAGATCGGGATGCCTTCGGATATAAAATTAGCTGACCCGCCATGCCTACGGCTCATAGATACCAGGATACGTTACGGCAGGCTGCATTTTATTTTATATTTTCGCTCCTGGGACCTTTGGGGCGGATTTCCTTCTAACCTGGGGGGGTTACAATTAGTCAAACAATATATGGCAGAAGAGATTGGCGTAGAAGACGGTGAAATTATCGCTGTCAGCAAAGGGCTGCATCTTTACGATTACAGTTGGGATTTAGCCAAGATGCGCACCAACAAAACTAATCCTCTCGCGTTCAAGGATATGGCTCATGACGTAGAAGGGGCTAAGGAAGATGGTTAA
- the cdaA gene encoding diadenylate cyclase CdaA gives MNILNISNSISYILIIKTLIEVSILWFVIYHVILFFEGTRAIQVLRGIIILLLCFFLFQKLDFEILDWILRKLFAISVIAVMIIFHPEIRQGLARLGQRYIFSPVLKEEELDYILQQIAKAAEELCKNKVGALIAIEKNDSLSTYVGSGVLIDAVVSADLIQNIFTPNSLLHDGGLVIQHGRIIAAGCLFPLTENQDLSRIYGTRHRAALGLSEEADAAIIVISEERQDISLVYRAKLYKDLSHEEMAYKVKEILKLKKEDA, from the coding sequence ATGAATATATTAAATATATCAAATAGTATTAGTTATATTCTAATCATAAAGACCTTGATTGAGGTATCCATACTCTGGTTTGTAATTTATCATGTGATACTATTTTTTGAAGGCACGCGCGCCATCCAGGTTCTACGCGGCATAATTATCCTTCTGCTCTGTTTTTTTCTATTCCAGAAACTGGACTTCGAGATATTAGACTGGATACTCAGGAAATTATTCGCCATATCGGTTATCGCCGTTATGATTATCTTCCATCCTGAGATAAGGCAGGGCCTTGCGCGGTTAGGCCAGCGCTATATTTTTAGCCCGGTCTTAAAGGAAGAGGAGCTGGATTATATATTGCAACAGATAGCCAAAGCCGCCGAAGAACTTTGTAAAAATAAGGTCGGCGCGCTTATCGCCATAGAGAAAAATGATTCTTTAAGCACTTACGTAGGAAGCGGAGTCTTAATAGATGCAGTCGTATCTGCGGATTTAATCCAGAACATATTTACGCCCAACAGCCTCCTGCATGACGGGGGGCTGGTTATACAGCACGGCCGCATTATCGCCGCGGGTTGCTTATTCCCGCTTACGGAAAATCAGGATTTAAGCCGGATATACGGGACGCGCCACCGCGCTGCCTTAGGTTTAAGCGAAGAGGCAGACGCGGCCATTATTGTAATCTCCGAAGAAAGACAGGACATCTCTTTAGTTTATCGCGCTAAGTTGTACAAGGATTTGAGCCATGAAGAGATGGCCTATAAGGTTAAAGAGATCCTAAAACTCAAAAAAGAAGATGCCTAA
- a CDS encoding GIY-YIG nuclease family protein, which yields MAFVYVLKSSKDNKLYVGSTRQNIKERINRHNNGQVQSTKYRRPLSLLYSEHFDDYSHARKKELYLKSGSGREHLNRILVRWAGTQVAKGGRL from the coding sequence ATGGCTTTCGTATATGTCTTAAAGAGTTCAAAGGATAATAAACTATACGTAGGCTCAACTCGCCAGAATATAAAAGAGCGGATAAATCGCCATAATAATGGACAAGTTCAGTCTACTAAATATAGACGACCACTTTCTCTTTTATATAGTGAGCATTTCGATGATTATTCACATGCCAGAAAAAAAGAATTATATTTAAAATCTGGCAGTGGCAGAGAGCATTTAAATAGAATTTTAGTAAGATGGGCAGGTACCCAAGTGGCCAAAGGGGGCAGACTGTAA
- the ftsH gene encoding ATP-dependent zinc metalloprotease FtsH: MLNNRIPKSKKNNILRRFPWSWLVIIGLFYLLINSINIPVSGIPKEISYSDFYAALRDNPEKIRSVTKIETVLQGEFSDNSRFFLNIPDNDTQLLDLMRQNLKHFEVKPPRTLLANLLYSLGPVVLLIFFWWMMAARGEQLGNRIMGFGKMRPKMHSEKEGEKATFDDVAGVDEAKEELQEVIEFLKDPKKFQKLGGKIPKGVLLVGPPGCGKTLIARAVAGEAGVPFFSISGSDFVEMFVGVGASRVRDLFEQGRKAAKASGKGAIIFIDEIDAVGRLRFSGIGGGHDEREQTLNALLVEMDGFDTQQGLILIAATNRPDTLDPAILRPGRFDRNIIVHLPDIKGREEILKVHTRKIKLSPTVNLNSIASQTPGFSGADLANLCNEAALMAARFNKDAVEMVDFEKSVERVLMGPEKKSHIISKKEKEITALHESGHALLSLLLPEVNPLKKVSIIPRGLAGGYTFTPPLEDRHYWTKTELISEIAMMLGGRASEEINLNEVTTGAQNDLEMATLMARRMVCQFGMSDKLGNVTLGRREGLVFLGRDIVEERNYSEETAHQIDEEVKKIVSDAYVKAKELLQQNSEKLKFLSNALLEKEVLDGEEVKRMLGIEKKDLTV; the protein is encoded by the coding sequence ATGCTAAACAATAGAATCCCTAAATCCAAGAAAAACAATATACTTAGGCGTTTCCCCTGGTCCTGGTTGGTAATAATCGGACTTTTCTACCTTCTTATTAATTCTATAAACATACCTGTTAGCGGCATACCCAAAGAGATATCCTATAGCGATTTCTACGCCGCCTTAAGAGATAACCCGGAAAAGATCAGGTCTGTGACCAAGATTGAAACTGTGCTCCAGGGTGAATTCAGCGATAATTCCAGGTTCTTTTTAAATATTCCCGATAATGATACGCAGCTGCTTGACCTGATGCGCCAGAACTTAAAGCATTTTGAGGTTAAGCCGCCTCGCACCCTTTTAGCAAACCTGTTGTATTCGCTGGGGCCGGTGGTCCTGTTGATATTCTTCTGGTGGATGATGGCGGCAAGGGGCGAACAATTAGGCAACCGGATCATGGGTTTTGGCAAGATGCGGCCAAAGATGCACAGCGAAAAAGAGGGCGAGAAAGCCACTTTTGATGATGTGGCAGGAGTTGATGAAGCCAAAGAAGAATTGCAGGAGGTCATAGAGTTTTTAAAGGACCCGAAGAAATTTCAAAAACTGGGAGGAAAAATTCCTAAAGGAGTTTTACTCGTCGGGCCGCCGGGCTGCGGGAAAACTTTGATTGCCCGCGCCGTAGCCGGAGAAGCCGGGGTGCCGTTCTTTAGCATTTCCGGTTCGGATTTTGTGGAGATGTTTGTGGGCGTGGGAGCCAGCCGCGTGCGGGATTTATTTGAGCAAGGCCGTAAGGCGGCAAAGGCATCCGGCAAGGGCGCGATTATTTTTATTGATGAAATAGATGCTGTCGGCAGGTTACGTTTTTCGGGTATCGGCGGAGGGCATGACGAGAGGGAGCAGACCCTGAATGCGCTTTTGGTGGAGATGGACGGTTTTGATACGCAGCAGGGCCTGATTCTTATCGCTGCTACCAACCGGCCGGATACATTAGACCCGGCAATTCTGCGCCCTGGAAGATTTGACCGCAATATCATCGTGCATTTACCTGACATCAAAGGAAGAGAAGAGATACTCAAGGTACATACGCGCAAAATAAAGCTTAGCCCTACAGTAAACTTAAATTCCATTGCCAGCCAGACCCCGGGGTTTTCCGGAGCGGATCTGGCAAACCTTTGTAATGAGGCAGCGCTCATGGCTGCCCGTTTTAATAAAGATGCGGTGGAGATGGTTGATTTTGAGAAGTCCGTGGAAAGAGTGCTGATGGGCCCGGAAAAGAAGAGCCATATTATATCCAAAAAGGAAAAAGAGATTACCGCGTTGCATGAATCCGGGCATGCATTGCTATCTCTACTATTGCCTGAAGTGAACCCCTTAAAGAAGGTCTCCATTATCCCGCGGGGTTTAGCCGGAGGCTATACCTTTACCCCGCCGCTGGAAGACAGGCACTATTGGACAAAGACAGAATTGATTTCGGAGATTGCCATGATGTTAGGCGGCAGGGCTTCCGAAGAGATAAATTTAAACGAGGTCACTACTGGCGCCCAGAATGATCTGGAGATGGCGACGTTAATGGCCCGGCGCATGGTCTGTCAGTTCGGGATGTCCGATAAATTAGGTAATGTTACGCTGGGGAGAAGGGAAGGGCTGGTATTCCTGGGCCGGGATATCGTAGAAGAAAGAAATTATAGTGAGGAGACCGCTCACCAGATCGATGAAGAAGTAAAGAAAATAGTAAGTGATGCTTATGTAAAAGCCAAGGAGTTACTGCAGCAGAATTCAGAAAAATTAAAGTTTTTAAGCAACGCGCTTTTGGAAAAAGAAGTTTTAGACGGCGAAGAAGTCAAACGTATGCTTGGCATAGAAAAGAAAGACCTCACCGTATAA